The following are from one region of the Deltaproteobacteria bacterium genome:
- a CDS encoding V-type ATP synthase subunit A, whose product MKKKGSSAERGKPGSHQGRGRAAVVGVRESLVTIEVEDGPIMKNEVGYICVGDERLKAEVLRVRGRTADMQVFEDTEGVRVGDPVELVGEMLSVELAPGLLGQVLDGLANPLAVLASRYGFFLPRGVDISSIDPKKRWPFTPTVSMGDRVVAGQTIGTVPEGPVTHRIMVPFGERDAVEVTWIREGSFNIETPVARIRTPAGVERELTMRQRWPVRRPVPEAMLRRRLAERLYPSEPLTTTTRIIDTFFPIARGGTACIPGPFGAGKTVLQSLIARYSTTDVVIIVACGERAGEVVETITEYPNIKDPRTGGSLMDRAIIICNTSSMPVAARESSIYTGITLGEYYRQMGHNVLVIADSTSRWAQAMRETSGRMEEIPGEEAFPAYLDSAIKSIYERAGVIRGPDRSVGSLTLIGTVSPAGGNFDEPVTQATLATVKTFLGLSSDRAYRRFYPAIDPLISWSRYLEQLKDWFGEHLGARWTADVRAMMELLERGDTVYQMMQVTGEEGITIEDYILWQKATLLDMVYLQQDAFDEVDVSMPRKRQTESFELLKGLVEREYRFTDKDEARDFFMRLTGLYKNFNYSPPESPEYRRYRQEIEKLAAEYSGIA is encoded by the coding sequence ATGAAAAAGAAAGGGTCTTCGGCTGAGCGAGGCAAACCCGGCTCCCACCAGGGGCGCGGCAGGGCCGCTGTTGTCGGCGTGCGCGAGAGCCTCGTCACCATCGAGGTGGAGGACGGGCCCATCATGAAGAACGAGGTAGGCTACATCTGCGTCGGTGACGAGCGTCTCAAGGCGGAGGTACTCCGGGTCCGTGGACGCACGGCCGACATGCAGGTCTTTGAGGATACAGAGGGCGTTCGCGTCGGAGATCCGGTCGAACTCGTCGGTGAGATGCTGTCGGTAGAACTCGCTCCCGGCCTGCTCGGACAGGTGCTGGACGGCCTGGCAAACCCCCTGGCGGTTCTGGCCAGCCGATACGGTTTCTTCCTTCCCCGGGGCGTTGATATCAGCTCCATCGATCCAAAGAAGAGATGGCCTTTCACACCGACCGTGTCGATGGGTGACAGGGTCGTGGCCGGGCAGACCATCGGAACAGTGCCGGAGGGCCCGGTGACCCATAGGATCATGGTGCCTTTCGGCGAGCGGGATGCGGTCGAGGTTACCTGGATTCGGGAGGGGAGCTTCAACATAGAAACACCGGTTGCGCGGATTCGCACCCCGGCCGGGGTGGAGCGTGAACTGACCATGAGGCAGCGGTGGCCGGTGCGGCGGCCCGTACCCGAAGCCATGCTCCGCCGCCGCCTTGCCGAACGGCTGTATCCGTCCGAACCGCTGACCACGACGACCCGTATCATCGACACGTTCTTCCCGATTGCGCGGGGCGGAACAGCCTGCATCCCCGGCCCCTTCGGTGCCGGCAAGACCGTGCTTCAGAGCCTGATCGCTCGGTACTCGACGACCGACGTGGTGATCATCGTTGCTTGCGGCGAGCGTGCAGGTGAAGTGGTGGAAACGATTACGGAGTACCCGAACATCAAGGACCCCCGTACCGGCGGTTCGCTCATGGACCGGGCGATCATCATCTGCAACACCTCATCCATGCCGGTGGCCGCGCGGGAGTCCTCGATCTACACCGGGATCACCCTCGGCGAGTACTACCGCCAGATGGGCCACAACGTCCTGGTCATCGCGGATTCGACCTCGCGCTGGGCCCAGGCCATGCGGGAGACATCGGGCCGCATGGAGGAGATTCCGGGGGAGGAGGCGTTTCCGGCCTACCTCGATTCGGCGATCAAGAGCATCTACGAGCGCGCGGGGGTGATCAGGGGCCCGGACCGATCGGTTGGAAGCCTGACACTGATCGGCACCGTCTCCCCTGCAGGTGGCAACTTTGATGAACCGGTTACTCAGGCGACCCTGGCAACCGTGAAGACCTTCCTGGGGCTCTCGTCGGACCGCGCCTACCGGCGTTTCTATCCGGCGATCGATCCGCTTATCTCCTGGTCCCGCTATCTCGAGCAGCTCAAGGACTGGTTCGGCGAGCATCTGGGCGCTCGATGGACCGCCGACGTCCGTGCCATGATGGAATTGCTGGAACGAGGCGACACGGTTTACCAGATGATGCAGGTAACGGGTGAAGAGGGGATCACGATCGAGGACTATATCCTCTGGCAAAAGGCGACTCTCCTCGACATGGTCTACCTCCAGCAAGACGCCTTTGACGAGGTTGATGTCTCCATGCCCCGCAAGAGGCAGACGGAGAGCTTCGAGCTGCTCAAGGGGTTGGTCGAGAGGGAATACCGGTTTACAGATAAGGACGAGGCCCGTGATTTCTTCATGCGGCTCACCGGGCTTTACAAGAATTTCAACTACAGCCCACCCGAATCCCCCGAGTACCGGCGTTACCGGCAGGAGATCGAGAAACTGGCGGCAGAGTACTCCGGGATCGCCTGA
- a CDS encoding V-type ATP synthase subunit D yields MAKIALNKGALQRERDQLRLYQRLLPSLDLKRRQLTVELDRAQGQLARDRVEVERLGTLTGEQLPMLANPEIDLSGLVHMESVRIVDENVVGVRLPLLKEVICTARRYSMIVMPHWVDVLVDQLKQMAELRVRVEVAAERVRRLDRAVRRTTQRVNLFEKILIPTAKKNIKYIRIFLGDAERAAVVRSKIAKARYGHEWDAVGDEGGVR; encoded by the coding sequence ATGGCAAAAATCGCCTTGAACAAGGGCGCGCTCCAGAGGGAGCGCGATCAGTTGCGTCTCTACCAGCGCCTCCTTCCGTCTCTGGATCTGAAGCGCAGGCAGCTTACCGTGGAACTCGATCGAGCCCAGGGTCAGCTCGCAAGAGACCGGGTCGAGGTTGAGCGTCTGGGGACATTGACGGGCGAGCAGTTGCCCATGCTCGCCAACCCGGAGATCGACCTGTCCGGGCTCGTGCATATGGAATCAGTCCGGATCGTCGACGAAAACGTTGTTGGTGTCAGGCTGCCTCTCCTTAAAGAAGTGATCTGTACCGCGCGTCGGTACTCCATGATCGTCATGCCGCACTGGGTCGATGTGCTGGTCGATCAGCTCAAACAGATGGCGGAACTTCGGGTAAGGGTGGAAGTGGCGGCCGAACGTGTCCGGAGGCTCGATCGCGCCGTACGGCGCACTACCCAGCGGGTCAACCTTTTCGAGAAGATCCTTATCCCGACGGCCAAGAAGAACATAAAGTACATCCGGATCTTCCTCGGCGATGCTGAAAGGGCGGCGGTGGTCCGCTCCAAGATCGCCAAGGCCAGGTACGGACACGAATGGGACGCTGTGGGGGATGAAGGAGGCGTGCGGTGA
- the nadE gene encoding NAD(+) synthase, translating to MDTNQAAQVADFIVRWLRETAAESQTKGYVVGLSGGIDSSVVALLCRKAFPENTLGLIMHCQTDPKDAADARRLADRGKLPCEEVFLDRVYGAFIEAVRATPGGDPALALANIKPRLRMTTLYYYANRFTYLVAGTTNRSEMKVGYFTKYGDGGVDVEPIIHLTKGQVRDLGRYLGVPDEIIIKPPSAGLWKNQTDEGELGLTYAVLDHYLVTGEADPAVRERIEHLSRISEHKRHPPSIPPPPPGLNYRIGLDDC from the coding sequence ATGGACACGAACCAGGCAGCTCAGGTGGCTGACTTTATCGTCCGTTGGCTGAGAGAAACAGCAGCCGAGTCGCAGACAAAGGGATATGTCGTGGGTTTGAGCGGGGGGATCGATTCGTCGGTTGTCGCTCTGCTGTGCAGGAAGGCGTTTCCGGAAAACACCCTGGGCCTCATAATGCACTGCCAGACCGATCCCAAGGACGCGGCCGATGCCAGGCGTCTTGCCGACAGAGGCAAGCTTCCCTGTGAGGAGGTTTTTCTGGATAGAGTCTATGGTGCCTTCATCGAGGCGGTACGGGCCACACCGGGCGGGGACCCTGCATTGGCCCTGGCAAACATCAAGCCGCGGCTCAGGATGACGACTCTCTACTACTATGCGAACAGGTTCACCTACCTGGTGGCCGGGACCACGAACCGATCGGAGATGAAGGTCGGCTATTTCACGAAGTACGGCGACGGAGGGGTGGATGTCGAGCCTATCATACACCTGACAAAAGGGCAGGTGCGCGACCTGGGAAGGTATCTGGGTGTACCGGATGAGATAATCATCAAACCGCCGTCGGCAGGTCTGTGGAAAAACCAGACCGACGAAGGTGAACTGGGCCTTACCTATGCCGTGCTGGATCACTACCTTGTGACAGGGGAAGCAGATCCGGCTGTGAGGGAGAGAATCGAACACCTCTCGAGAATCAGCGAGCACAAAAGACATCCCCCTTCGATTCCTCCTCCGCCTCCCGGACTTAACTACAGGATCGGCCTCGATGATTGCTGA
- a CDS encoding V-type ATP synthase subunit B, with translation MIEELIRHTRLLEIVGDTIRVRAKGVAFGDTAVVENVDGETSIARVVELDREIVGLQVFAGGKGLSTEAGVRFLGHPLEVTYSENILGRIFRGSGEPVDGGPDLSSDPKIKAGGPTVNPMMRVVPTRMIQTNVPMIDLFNCLVESQKIPIFSVAGEPYNELLARIGFQADADIVVFGGLGLIFDDFHFFRSAFEEHGVFHRTVMFVNQASDPIVERMLVPDMALAVAERFAVEENKRVLVLLTDMTAYADAMKEIGIALERIPATRGYLGDLYTQLARRYEKACDFKGAGSVTILTVTTMPGNDVTHPVPDNTGYITEGQFYLHDGVIDPFGSLSRLKQHVVGKATREDHSQIMNTMIRFYAQALEAEKKQAMAFELSAFDEKLLKFGRLFRERFMDIRVSMPVIEGLDRCWETLAECFEPGELLMKQALVEKYFPSREAGTGESRSTDRE, from the coding sequence ATGATCGAAGAACTCATTCGTCATACACGGCTGCTCGAGATCGTGGGCGATACGATTCGGGTCAGGGCAAAGGGTGTTGCCTTTGGCGACACCGCGGTGGTCGAGAACGTCGATGGTGAGACCTCGATTGCCAGAGTGGTCGAGCTCGACCGCGAGATCGTCGGGCTTCAGGTCTTTGCCGGCGGCAAGGGACTCTCGACAGAGGCAGGGGTCCGATTCCTCGGCCATCCCCTGGAAGTCACATACTCGGAGAATATCTTGGGCCGCATTTTCCGTGGGTCTGGGGAGCCCGTCGACGGCGGGCCCGATCTGTCGTCCGACCCGAAGATCAAAGCCGGTGGGCCGACGGTAAACCCCATGATGCGGGTGGTGCCGACCAGGATGATCCAAACCAACGTGCCCATGATCGATCTTTTCAACTGTCTTGTTGAAAGCCAGAAGATTCCCATCTTCTCGGTCGCCGGTGAGCCCTACAATGAGCTGCTTGCCCGCATCGGCTTCCAGGCCGATGCAGACATCGTGGTGTTCGGAGGCTTGGGGCTCATCTTTGACGATTTCCACTTCTTCCGGTCGGCATTCGAAGAGCACGGCGTGTTCCACCGAACGGTGATGTTTGTCAATCAGGCCTCTGACCCGATTGTTGAACGGATGTTGGTTCCGGACATGGCGCTCGCCGTCGCCGAACGGTTCGCGGTAGAGGAAAACAAGCGCGTTCTCGTGCTCCTGACGGATATGACCGCTTATGCGGACGCCATGAAGGAGATCGGCATTGCCCTGGAGCGGATCCCAGCCACCCGCGGCTACCTGGGCGATCTCTATACACAGCTTGCAAGACGCTATGAGAAGGCCTGTGACTTCAAGGGGGCCGGCTCGGTGACGATTCTCACGGTTACGACCATGCCCGGCAATGACGTGACCCACCCGGTTCCCGACAACACGGGGTACATCACCGAAGGCCAGTTCTATCTCCATGACGGCGTGATCGACCCGTTCGGGTCGCTGTCGAGGCTGAAGCAGCACGTGGTCGGCAAGGCCACCCGGGAGGACCATTCCCAGATCATGAATACTATGATCCGTTTCTATGCTCAGGCATTGGAAGCGGAAAAGAAGCAGGCCATGGCCTTTGAACTCTCTGCCTTTGACGAGAAGCTACTCAAGTTCGGCCGGCTCTTTCGCGAGCGGTTCATGGACATCCGGGTCTCCATGCCGGTTATCGAAGGACTGGATCGGTGCTGGGAGACCCTGGCCGAGTGCTTTGAGCCGGGAGAGCTGTTGATGAAGCAGGCTTTGGTTGAGAAGTACTTTCCGAGCCGCGAGGCCGGGACAGGAGAAAGCCGGTCGACGGACCGGGAGTGA
- a CDS encoding DUF2764 family protein: MKRQNQYYTLVASLPRLVRFDRAERLPINPQRLGERLRMLEPEDGEVVDRAVALLAWQGRPMARTGGEMAVEYGRLAELMDRPALKGVFEFPVNLRTVMAALRRRHRGLPVPEAGEPWGVGPLARHIERNWGEVDFGLTALYPWIPRARALLESGEALALERLLMSLNWERADRLAEGDEFGFEAVLAYLFKWDLVKRWLSHNGEAAKARFEELVSGVIDEKERVFG; this comes from the coding sequence GTGAAACGCCAAAACCAGTACTACACGCTTGTTGCAAGCCTTCCGCGGCTGGTGCGATTCGACCGGGCGGAGCGACTCCCGATCAACCCCCAGCGCCTTGGCGAGAGGCTTCGCATGCTCGAACCCGAAGATGGTGAAGTGGTGGATCGTGCCGTGGCCTTGCTCGCATGGCAGGGCCGGCCCATGGCGCGCACCGGCGGGGAGATGGCGGTCGAGTACGGACGGCTCGCCGAGTTGATGGACCGCCCGGCGCTCAAGGGCGTGTTCGAGTTTCCCGTCAATCTGCGGACCGTCATGGCGGCGCTCAGGCGGCGCCACCGCGGCCTCCCCGTACCCGAGGCCGGAGAGCCGTGGGGAGTCGGCCCCTTGGCAAGACACATCGAGCGCAATTGGGGCGAAGTGGATTTCGGACTCACTGCCCTTTATCCCTGGATTCCCCGGGCACGGGCCCTCCTTGAGTCCGGGGAGGCGCTGGCCCTGGAGCGGCTGCTAATGAGTCTTAACTGGGAGAGGGCGGACCGACTCGCCGAGGGAGACGAGTTCGGGTTCGAGGCTGTACTGGCCTACCTCTTCAAGTGGGACCTGGTCAAGCGGTGGTTGTCCCATAACGGCGAGGCTGCAAAAGCGCGTTTTGAAGAACTGGTATCGGGGGTAATAGATGAAAAAGAAAGGGTCTTCGGCTGA
- the glk gene encoding glucokinase: protein MLLAGDIGGTKTNLAVYPPGFPPGEPLVEKTFPSARYPNLESLVKEFLSQVDLKVDRAAFGVAGPVLRGRVRTTNLPWEIDQEHLREVLNLSSICLLNDLEAIAQSVPLLKGRDLRILNRGKPVEGGAIALIAPGTGLGEAFLTWDGSRYLAHPSEGGHVGFAPTNRLEIDLLRYLRDRYQFEHVSYERVCSGLGLPTIYAFLKDRGQAEEPAWLAERLAAAEDRTPVIVNAALGKWGTCELCVATLDTFVSILGAEAGNLALKVLATGGVYLGGGIPPRILPILKNGRFMDAFVRKGRMSSLLTNIPVRVILNSKAALLGAACRGLEIQP, encoded by the coding sequence ATGCTGCTTGCCGGTGACATCGGAGGAACCAAGACCAACCTGGCCGTTTACCCTCCCGGGTTTCCACCAGGAGAGCCGCTCGTGGAGAAGACCTTCCCGAGCGCTCGCTATCCCAACCTGGAATCCCTCGTGAAGGAATTCCTGTCCCAGGTGGACCTGAAGGTGGACAGGGCCGCCTTTGGAGTCGCGGGCCCGGTCTTGAGGGGCCGGGTCAGGACAACCAACCTGCCCTGGGAAATCGATCAAGAGCACCTGCGGGAGGTGCTGAACCTCTCCTCTATCTGCCTGCTGAACGACCTCGAGGCCATCGCCCAGTCCGTTCCCTTGCTCAAGGGACGCGACCTGCGCATCCTTAACAGGGGAAAGCCGGTCGAGGGCGGGGCCATCGCCCTTATTGCCCCGGGAACGGGACTGGGGGAGGCGTTTCTCACCTGGGACGGATCTCGTTACCTGGCCCACCCCTCGGAGGGCGGTCACGTCGGATTCGCACCCACCAACCGCCTGGAAATCGACCTGCTCCGGTATCTGCGGGACCGGTACCAGTTCGAGCACGTAAGTTACGAACGGGTCTGCTCCGGCCTGGGGCTGCCGACGATCTACGCCTTTCTCAAGGATCGCGGCCAGGCCGAGGAACCGGCCTGGCTGGCCGAGCGGCTGGCTGCGGCCGAAGACCGCACGCCGGTCATTGTCAACGCTGCCCTTGGAAAGTGGGGGACCTGCGAACTCTGCGTCGCAACCCTCGACACTTTTGTCTCCATCCTGGGGGCAGAGGCTGGGAACCTGGCCCTCAAGGTCCTGGCCACAGGCGGCGTATATTTGGGCGGCGGCATCCCGCCGCGCATCCTTCCGATCCTGAAGAACGGCCGGTTCATGGACGCCTTTGTACGCAAGGGGCGTATGTCGAGCCTCTTGACGAACATTCCGGTCCGGGTCATCCTCAACTCCAAGGCTGCTCTCCTGGGTGCAGCCTGCCGTGGTCTCGAGATTCAGCCGTGA
- a CDS encoding ATP synthase subunit C, with amino-acid sequence MENLVLALGWLGVFAPLALGAVGSIIGCSRAGQAAIGAMLETESGYGRYIGISAMPSSQVIYGIVVTLTFSGAIKADTAPGIFGVGVLTGLALMASAIYQGYACASSIRVSKSKPEVFGISLAPAAVVEGFAVFAFVFALVLLGTLSGGGGG; translated from the coding sequence GTGGAGAACTTGGTCTTAGCATTGGGCTGGCTGGGCGTTTTCGCGCCCCTGGCCCTGGGTGCGGTGGGCAGTATTATCGGCTGCTCGAGGGCCGGACAGGCGGCAATCGGCGCCATGCTTGAAACCGAGAGCGGGTACGGGCGGTATATCGGCATTTCGGCCATGCCGTCCTCACAGGTCATCTACGGGATCGTCGTCACGCTGACCTTCTCCGGTGCGATCAAGGCAGACACCGCTCCGGGAATTTTCGGTGTCGGTGTACTCACGGGGCTCGCCCTGATGGCGAGTGCGATATATCAGGGATACGCCTGTGCATCATCGATCCGGGTTTCGAAAAGCAAGCCCGAGGTTTTCGGCATTTCCCTCGCCCCGGCAGCGGTCGTGGAGGGGTTTGCCGTCTTTGCCTTCGTGTTTGCATTGGTTCTACTGGGTACCCTGTCCGGGGGTGGAGGAGGATGA
- a CDS encoding ATP-dependent 6-phosphofructokinase translates to MQVSELDLGVSRLGECQVPSPMSRTRFVGDGNHVLYHSNLRDIEAILKTGKSPPFFEMAGPREKIFFDPSRLNCGIVTCGGLCPGLNDVIRAIVMGLFYHYGVRTVFGFRYGYEGLTDRYGHVPMELDPKVVDDIHQKGGTILGSSRGSQDISEMVDTLERRKVGLLFAIGGDGTLRGAGAIAEEIGRRNLKIGVIGIPKTIDNDISAVDLSFGFETAVSEARTAIYSAHTEARGARNGVGLVKLMGRESGFIAAYAALAYNDVNFCLIPEARFTLEAFLEALRQRLERRSHAVVVVAEGAGQDLMEKTGERDASGNVRFGDVGVFLRDRIREYFRKVGTELNLKYIDPSYTIRSVPANPHDSAFCLLLGHNAVHAGMAGRTDMVVGYWKSEFTHVPIRVAVSRRKQIDPNGRLWDNVLACTGQPREMV, encoded by the coding sequence ATGCAAGTGAGCGAACTTGATCTTGGGGTCTCGAGGCTGGGCGAGTGTCAGGTCCCGTCACCGATGTCGAGGACACGGTTTGTAGGCGACGGGAATCACGTGCTCTATCACTCGAACCTGAGAGACATCGAGGCGATCCTGAAAACGGGTAAGAGCCCCCCGTTCTTCGAGATGGCCGGGCCGAGGGAGAAGATCTTCTTCGATCCCTCAAGGCTCAACTGTGGTATCGTGACATGCGGTGGCCTGTGCCCGGGCCTGAACGATGTGATCCGTGCGATTGTCATGGGGCTCTTCTACCACTACGGGGTGCGGACGGTTTTTGGCTTTCGCTACGGCTACGAGGGACTCACGGACAGGTACGGCCACGTCCCTATGGAACTCGACCCAAAAGTGGTAGACGACATCCACCAGAAGGGTGGAACGATTCTCGGTTCCTCACGCGGGTCCCAGGACATCTCGGAGATGGTGGATACCCTGGAGCGGAGGAAGGTGGGACTCCTGTTCGCCATCGGTGGGGATGGCACCCTGCGGGGGGCCGGGGCCATCGCCGAGGAGATCGGACGGCGCAACCTGAAGATCGGGGTGATCGGCATTCCAAAGACAATAGACAACGACATCTCGGCAGTGGATCTCTCCTTTGGTTTTGAGACCGCCGTCTCCGAGGCAAGGACAGCCATCTACTCGGCACACACGGAGGCCCGGGGGGCGAGAAACGGAGTGGGCCTGGTCAAGCTCATGGGCCGGGAGTCGGGGTTTATCGCGGCGTATGCTGCCCTTGCATACAACGACGTCAACTTCTGTCTGATTCCGGAGGCTCGTTTCACTCTCGAAGCCTTTCTCGAGGCACTGAGACAGAGGCTCGAGAGGCGAAGCCATGCGGTGGTGGTGGTGGCAGAGGGAGCCGGACAGGACCTGATGGAGAAGACAGGCGAGCGGGATGCATCCGGCAACGTCCGCTTCGGGGATGTAGGCGTCTTTCTGAGAGACCGGATCAGGGAGTATTTCAGGAAGGTCGGGACGGAGCTGAATCTTAAGTACATCGACCCGAGCTACACGATCCGGAGTGTGCCTGCAAACCCTCACGACTCGGCCTTCTGCCTGCTTCTCGGCCACAATGCGGTTCATGCGGGGATGGCGGGGCGAACCGACATGGTTGTGGGTTACTGGAAAAGCGAATTCACCCACGTGCCGATCCGGGTCGCCGTATCCAGGCGGAAGCAGATCGATCCCAATGGAAGGTTGTGGGACAACGTCCTGGCCTGTACAGGACAGCCGAGGGAGATGGTTTGA
- a CDS encoding class II fructose-1,6-bisphosphate aldolase, producing MATTKYTDLGLVNTREMFRKAIEGRYAVPAYNFNNMEQLQAVVTGCAESKSPVIVQASGSAIKYMNQTFLKYMAMGAVEMMKGMGVNIPIALHLDHGDSFELAKACIDGGFSSVMLDGSHHDFEDNVRLTKQVVEYAHPRDVTVEGELGVLAGIEDKVVSQVSNYTRPEEVEAFVEKTGVDSLAISIGTSHGAYKFKVKPGEEIPPLRFDILEEIEKRIPGFAIVLHGASTIIPEYVDTINRFGGRLDNAVGVSEEQLRRAARSAVCKVNIDSDGRLAMTAVIRRVFVEKPEEFDPRKYLGPAREELIRMVKHKNENVLGSAGKA from the coding sequence ATGGCTACGACAAAATACACGGATCTTGGACTGGTAAATACCAGGGAGATGTTCAGAAAGGCGATCGAGGGAAGGTATGCTGTTCCGGCATACAATTTCAACAACATGGAACAGCTTCAGGCCGTCGTGACAGGCTGCGCGGAATCCAAGTCGCCGGTCATCGTGCAGGCCTCAGGCAGTGCGATCAAGTATATGAATCAGACCTTCTTGAAGTATATGGCCATGGGAGCAGTGGAGATGATGAAGGGTATGGGCGTGAACATCCCCATCGCCCTTCACCTCGACCACGGCGACAGCTTCGAGCTCGCCAAGGCCTGTATTGACGGAGGCTTCTCGTCGGTTATGCTCGATGGCTCCCATCACGACTTTGAGGACAACGTAAGGCTGACAAAGCAGGTCGTGGAATATGCCCATCCCAGGGATGTAACCGTTGAGGGAGAGCTGGGAGTGCTTGCAGGAATCGAAGACAAGGTCGTATCTCAGGTCTCCAACTACACCAGGCCCGAAGAGGTGGAAGCCTTTGTCGAGAAGACCGGTGTCGACAGCCTTGCCATTTCAATCGGCACGTCTCACGGGGCGTACAAGTTCAAGGTGAAGCCAGGCGAGGAGATCCCTCCCCTTAGATTCGATATCCTCGAAGAGATAGAGAAGCGGATCCCCGGTTTTGCCATCGTGCTCCACGGCGCTTCTACGATCATCCCTGAATACGTCGACACGATCAATCGGTTCGGCGGCAGGCTCGACAACGCCGTGGGTGTATCGGAAGAGCAGCTGAGAAGGGCTGCTCGTTCGGCGGTCTGCAAAGTCAATATTGACAGCGACGGGAGGCTTGCCATGACCGCTGTCATAAGGAGAGTATTCGTAGAGAAACCAGAGGAGTTTGATCCTCGCAAATACCTCGGTCCTGCCCGGGAGGAGTTGATCCGCATGGTGAAGCACAAAAACGAGAATGTCCTGGGCAGCGCAGGGAAGGCATGA
- a CDS encoding efflux transporter outer membrane subunit: protein MITCGFEPSLPEDAQQSNTGGPRSGPSPGQSAREILHRPLAGLLALAIALAGCAMVGPDYVKPTAPEPREWIEKEDPKIKSEPADFSTWWKVFEDPVLDTLIEKAYKQNLPLRMAGIRILEARAQLGIAVGRQFPQWQRAEGGYAYRSRSENTAGTLPGMDFDFGEINLGFDAAWEIDVWGRYRRAVESSIGNLEASIANYDDVLVSLTAEVARTYVLVRTFEARLAVARENVKIQKRSLQIAEARFEGGEVSELDVQQAKALLRETQALIPGLDINLRQAKNGLAILLGILPDQIEEIVGGPMPIPTPPVEVAVGIPADLLRRRPDIRLAERRVASQCALIGVAKADLYPHFVLFGSIGLRASDAAVTAAGFPGGSSFGDFFNSNSIEWFTGPAFSWSIFNYGRIKNRVRLQDARFQRLAVNYQNTVLRAAQEVEDAMVAFLRAQQEAGYLLGSVEASKRSVDLSMLQYREGLADYQRVLEAQRSLRVAQDRLAATTGSVAVNLVSMYKALGGGWEIRVGRDFVPERVREEMRERTNWGRLLAPEKAKLPAPEEKPKEWRRLAW, encoded by the coding sequence ATGATAACGTGCGGGTTTGAGCCGAGCCTGCCAGAGGACGCCCAACAGAGCAATACGGGCGGACCCCGGAGCGGCCCGTCGCCTGGGCAGAGCGCCCGAGAGATTCTCCACCGGCCGCTGGCGGGGCTGCTTGCCCTTGCTATTGCCCTTGCCGGATGTGCCATGGTCGGTCCGGACTATGTGAAACCCACGGCTCCGGAGCCGCGGGAATGGATCGAAAAGGAGGATCCGAAGATCAAGAGCGAGCCGGCGGACTTCAGCACGTGGTGGAAGGTGTTTGAGGACCCTGTGCTGGATACCCTGATCGAAAAGGCCTACAAGCAGAATCTGCCCCTTCGCATGGCGGGGATTCGGATCCTGGAGGCCAGGGCGCAGTTGGGCATTGCCGTGGGCAGGCAGTTCCCGCAATGGCAGCGGGCAGAAGGCGGATATGCATACAGAAGCCGGAGCGAGAACACGGCGGGCACGCTGCCCGGGATGGATTTCGACTTCGGTGAAATCAATCTGGGTTTTGACGCTGCCTGGGAAATCGACGTTTGGGGCAGATACCGCCGTGCCGTCGAGTCGAGCATCGGGAACCTGGAAGCATCGATCGCAAACTACGACGACGTCCTGGTCTCTCTAACCGCCGAGGTTGCCCGTACCTATGTGCTGGTTCGGACGTTTGAAGCACGTCTCGCAGTGGCGCGGGAAAATGTGAAGATCCAGAAGCGGTCCCTCCAGATCGCCGAGGCGCGTTTCGAGGGGGGAGAGGTGAGCGAACTCGATGTGCAGCAGGCCAAGGCCCTCTTGAGGGAGACCCAGGCTTTGATCCCCGGGCTGGACATCAACCTGCGCCAGGCCAAGAACGGGTTGGCCATTCTGCTCGGCATACTGCCCGACCAGATCGAGGAGATTGTCGGAGGTCCAATGCCGATTCCTACGCCGCCCGTCGAAGTGGCAGTGGGGATCCCGGCGGATTTGCTGCGCCGGCGCCCGGACATCCGCCTTGCGGAGCGCCGGGTCGCATCCCAGTGCGCCCTCATCGGGGTTGCCAAGGCGGATCTTTACCCCCACTTCGTGCTTTTCGGTTCTATCGGTTTGCGCGCGAGCGATGCGGCAGTGACGGCAGCCGGGTTTCCAGGCGGAAGCAGCTTCGGTGACTTTTTCAATTCGAACAGCATCGAATGGTTTACAGGCCCGGCGTTTTCATGGAGCATCTTCAACTACGGGCGGATCAAGAACAGGGTCCGCCTCCAGGATGCCCGCTTCCAGCGGTTGGCCGTCAATTACCAGAATACGGTGCTTCGTGCCGCTCAAGAGGTGGAGGATGCCATGGTTGCGTTCTTGAGAGCCCAGCAGGAGGCTGGGTACCTGCTTGGAAGTGTCGAAGCATCCAAGCGTTCGGTCGATCTTTCCATGCTTCAGTACCGGGAAGGTCTGGCCGATTACCAGCGGGTTCTGGAAGCGCAGCGTTCCCTCAGGGTGGCTCAGGATCGACTTGCCGCAACCACAGGGTCTGTGGCCGTGAACCTGGTAAGCATGTACAAGGCCCTCGGCGGTGGGTGGGAGATCCGTGTGGGCAGGGATTTCGTACCGGAGCGAGTCAGGGAGGAGATGCGCGAGCGGACCAACTGGGGCCGCCTGCTGGCACCGGAGAAGGCCAAACTGCCGGCTCCTGAAGAAAAGCCGAAGGAGTGGAGGCGTCTGGCGTGGTAG